In one window of Zingiber officinale cultivar Zhangliang chromosome 11A, Zo_v1.1, whole genome shotgun sequence DNA:
- the LOC122030976 gene encoding lipid phosphate phosphatase 2-like has translation MGVYCREYKEGKIKTFDGRGHVAKLCIVFLPLLTAALMAISRVDDYWHYWKDIFAGGFLGLVVASFCYLQFFPPLYDLQGWLPHAYLQAVSDCPMPEIMCHCSHLLPAPYTRGLLRLKV, from the exons ATGGGAGTTTATTGCCGCGAATATAAAGAGG GAAAGATCAAGACTTTTGATGGCAGAGGCCACGTTGCAAAGCTGTGCATTGTGTTTCTTCCTCTGCTCACTGCAGCACTCATGGCGATTTCCAGAGTGGATGATTATTGGCATTATTGGAAAGATATATTTGCAGGAGGTTTCCTAG GATTGGTCGTAGCTTCATTTTGTTACCTGCAATTTTTCCCTCCCCTCTACGACCTACAAG GTTGGTTGCCCCATGCATACTTGCAGGCCGTGTCCGACTGTCCAATGCCAGAGATAATGTGCCATTGTAGCCATTTGCTGCCAGCTCCTTACACACGAGGCCTTCTGAGGCTGAAAGTGTAG